The following are encoded in a window of Echeneis naucrates chromosome 19, fEcheNa1.1, whole genome shotgun sequence genomic DNA:
- the baiap2l1a gene encoding brain-specific angiogenesis inhibitor 1-associated protein 2-like protein 1a isoform X2: protein MSRAPEDVSKLTESTYKNVMEQFNPGLRNLVNLGKSYEKSVTAMTLAGKAYYDAVSKIGESAIVSPVSRELGGVLMEIAVTHRKVHDEFEENLKRFHREIIIELEKKTEMDVKYMNATFKRYQSEHKLKQDSLERSQTDLKKLRRKSQGKQSSKYEIKENEYMETISSRQMDMQKFIADGCREALLEEKRRFCFLADKHCMFSYQISNFHEKAKEMLAVKLPSWQEKCSDITKVPDTVVTMIEGLATTPQQSPLVERYNRNNMESMVPPPAPPLKAQISPLANMFNSESRSPLTNSDRNSDQGSLGEGSMSRSTSHSSGLNVSRKQRVRTIFPHTSGNNDTLLSFDDGDIIILLIQEERDGWQYGELEKTGQRGWFPSSYCRPYTEPVILNSNLGTPLRSLSVASLPEQEEEEPVLIPPPDYSNDTSSSPVVSSTPSPQNMVSLVNGTGKAPFLGGGNPFATVKLRPTVTNDRSAPNI from the exons ATGTCTCGGGCTCCAGAGGATGTGAGCAAGCTGACCGAAAGTACATACAAG AATGTGATGGAGCAGTTCAACCCAGGCCTAAGGAACCTGGTGAACCTTGGAAAGAGCTATGAGAAATCCGTCACAG ctATGACTCTGGCTGGAAAGGCCTATTATGATGCAGTCTCGAAGATCGGAGAAAGCGCCATCGTGTCTCCAGTCTCCAGAGAGCTCG GTGGGGTTCTAATGGAGATTGCAGTGACCCACAGGAAGGTCCATGATGAATTTGAGGAGAAT ctcaagAGGTTTCACAGAGAGATTATTATTGAGCTGGAAAAGAAGACCGAGATGGATGTGAAATATATGAAT GCCACTTTTAAACGGTATCAGTCTGAACACAAGCTGAAGCAGGACTCCCTGGAGCGCTCTCAGACAGACCTGAAGAAGCTCAGGAGGAAAAGCCAGGGAAAGCAATCATCCAAGTATGAGATTAAGGAGAACGAG TACATGGAGACCATCTCATCACGCCAGATGGACATGCAGAAGTTCATTGCTGACGGCTGCAGAGAGGCCTTGCTGGAAGAAAAGAGACGCTTCTGTTTCCTGGCGGACAAACACTGCATGTTCTCCTATCAAATTAGCAACTTCCATGAGAAA GCCAAAGAGATGCTGGCCGTGAAGCTCCCCAGCTGGCAGGAAAAGTGCAGCGACATCACCAAGGTGCCAGACACAGTGGTGACCATGATAGAGGGACTTGCTACCACTCCGCAGCAGTCACCTCTGGTTGAACGCTACAACagg aACAACATGGAGTCTATGGTACCTCCTCCAGCACCGCCACTAAAGGCTCAGATAAGTCCACTAGCCAATATGTTCAACTCAGAGTCCAGATCTCCGCTCACCAACTCAGACCGTAACTCAG ACCAGGGCAGTCTTGGAGAGGGCAGTATGTCCCGATCAACATCCCATTCATCCGGTCTTAATGTGAGCAGGAAACAGCGAGTCAGGACCATCTTTCCCCACACATCAGGGAACAATGACACACTCCTCAGCTTCGACGACGGCGACATCATCATTCTGCTCATCCAGGAGGAGAGGGACGGCTGGCAGTACGGAGAGCTGGAGAAGACGGGGCA GCGGGGCTGGTTTCCATCATCATACTGCAGACCTTATACTGAGCCAGTGATCCTAAATAG CAACCTGGGAACGCCACTGCGTAGTCTGAGTGTGGCCAGTCTGCcagagcaagaggaggaagagcctGTGTTGATTCCCCCGCCAGACTACAGCAACGACACCTCCTCTAGCCCAGTGGTCTCCTCCACACCCTCCCCACAGAACATG
- the baiap2l1a gene encoding brain-specific angiogenesis inhibitor 1-associated protein 2-like protein 1a isoform X1, with the protein MSRAPEDVSKLTESTYKNVMEQFNPGLRNLVNLGKSYEKSVTAMTLAGKAYYDAVSKIGESAIVSPVSRELGGVLMEIAVTHRKVHDEFEENLKRFHREIIIELEKKTEMDVKYMNATFKRYQSEHKLKQDSLERSQTDLKKLRRKSQGKQSSKYEIKENEYMETISSRQMDMQKFIADGCREALLEEKRRFCFLADKHCMFSYQISNFHEKAKEMLAVKLPSWQEKCSDITKVPDTVVTMIEGLATTPQQSPLVERYNRNNMESMVPPPAPPLKAQISPLANMFNSESRSPLTNSDRNSDQGSLGEGSMSRSTSHSSGLNVSRKQRVRTIFPHTSGNNDTLLSFDDGDIIILLIQEERDGWQYGELEKTGQRGWFPSSYCRPYTEPVILNSSNLGTPLRSLSVASLPEQEEEEPVLIPPPDYSNDTSSSPVVSSTPSPQNMVSLVNGTGKAPFLGGGNPFATVKLRPTVTNDRSAPNI; encoded by the exons ATGTCTCGGGCTCCAGAGGATGTGAGCAAGCTGACCGAAAGTACATACAAG AATGTGATGGAGCAGTTCAACCCAGGCCTAAGGAACCTGGTGAACCTTGGAAAGAGCTATGAGAAATCCGTCACAG ctATGACTCTGGCTGGAAAGGCCTATTATGATGCAGTCTCGAAGATCGGAGAAAGCGCCATCGTGTCTCCAGTCTCCAGAGAGCTCG GTGGGGTTCTAATGGAGATTGCAGTGACCCACAGGAAGGTCCATGATGAATTTGAGGAGAAT ctcaagAGGTTTCACAGAGAGATTATTATTGAGCTGGAAAAGAAGACCGAGATGGATGTGAAATATATGAAT GCCACTTTTAAACGGTATCAGTCTGAACACAAGCTGAAGCAGGACTCCCTGGAGCGCTCTCAGACAGACCTGAAGAAGCTCAGGAGGAAAAGCCAGGGAAAGCAATCATCCAAGTATGAGATTAAGGAGAACGAG TACATGGAGACCATCTCATCACGCCAGATGGACATGCAGAAGTTCATTGCTGACGGCTGCAGAGAGGCCTTGCTGGAAGAAAAGAGACGCTTCTGTTTCCTGGCGGACAAACACTGCATGTTCTCCTATCAAATTAGCAACTTCCATGAGAAA GCCAAAGAGATGCTGGCCGTGAAGCTCCCCAGCTGGCAGGAAAAGTGCAGCGACATCACCAAGGTGCCAGACACAGTGGTGACCATGATAGAGGGACTTGCTACCACTCCGCAGCAGTCACCTCTGGTTGAACGCTACAACagg aACAACATGGAGTCTATGGTACCTCCTCCAGCACCGCCACTAAAGGCTCAGATAAGTCCACTAGCCAATATGTTCAACTCAGAGTCCAGATCTCCGCTCACCAACTCAGACCGTAACTCAG ACCAGGGCAGTCTTGGAGAGGGCAGTATGTCCCGATCAACATCCCATTCATCCGGTCTTAATGTGAGCAGGAAACAGCGAGTCAGGACCATCTTTCCCCACACATCAGGGAACAATGACACACTCCTCAGCTTCGACGACGGCGACATCATCATTCTGCTCATCCAGGAGGAGAGGGACGGCTGGCAGTACGGAGAGCTGGAGAAGACGGGGCA GCGGGGCTGGTTTCCATCATCATACTGCAGACCTTATACTGAGCCAGTGATCCTAAATAG CAGCAACCTGGGAACGCCACTGCGTAGTCTGAGTGTGGCCAGTCTGCcagagcaagaggaggaagagcctGTGTTGATTCCCCCGCCAGACTACAGCAACGACACCTCCTCTAGCCCAGTGGTCTCCTCCACACCCTCCCCACAGAACATG
- the tmem130 gene encoding transmembrane protein 130, with protein MTGRSCSPSPLRACGHHDGARADWHDEGLPREDEESESGGGAVTSEIQELPKQVYYLFETENIAGKLVFYQMEGNATFVRDTGELASDVPTETMFELFDPPKNFSTANFTYTWDLGNGEVIQGTEPVVRYHYSESGNYTLRLKVGVNLTKYSPGITGLYSTDVQVLDVIKSIELTGPSDYEVSQNTSLAFQVDGSPPMWVCWRFLQNCVPDTMGGCTLTMLYENTLRLNHTFTSVGVHCLDISVRNDVSKLETSFSLNVKRNTNPHMFFIMSCAAILVATFSFITVIACCPRRRNRFQVKNRS; from the exons ATGACG GGCCGGTCCTGCTCACCGTCACCGCTCCGGGCGTGTGGACACCACGACGGCGCACGCGCTGACTGGCACGACGAGGGACTTCCCCGTGAAGATGAGGAGAGCGAGAGCGGGGGCGGGGCCGTGACGTCAGAG ATACAGGAGCTTCCTAAACAAGTATACTATCtctttgaaacagaaaatattgctGGGAAGCTGGTTTTCTATCAAATGGAGGGAAATGCCACCTTCGTGAGAGACACAGGGGAACTGGCTTCAGATGTTCCCACAGAGACCATGTTTGAACTCTTCGATCCCCCAAAAAATTTCAGCACTGCTAATTTCACCTACACGTGGGATTTAGGCAATGG AGAAGTGATCCAAGGGACAGAACCAGTTGTCCGCTACCATTACTCAGAATCAGGGAACTACACACTGCGGCTGAAAGTAGGAGTGAATCTGACCAAATATTCCCCTGGAATCACTGGGTTGTACTCCACAGACGTTCAAGTGCTCG ATGTCATCAAAAGCATCGAGCTGACAGGCCCTTCTGATTACGAAGTGTCTCAGAACACCAGTTTGGCTTTTCAGGTTGATGGAAG tccTCCCATGTGGGTGTGCTGGCGTTTCCTGCAGAACTGTGTGCCAGACACGATGGGGGGCTGCACGCTGACCATGCTCTATGAAAACACTCTGAGACTGAACCACACCTTCACCTCTGTTGGTGTCCACTGCCTGGACATCAGCGTCCGCAATGATGTCAGCAAGCTGGAGACATCCTTCAGCCTCAATGTCAAGAGAAACa CTAACCCCCACATGTTCTTCATCATGTCATGTGCTGCCATTCTTGTTGCAACTTTCTCCTTCATCACGGTCATCGCCTGTTGCCCTCGACGTCGCAACAGATTCCAG gtaAAGAATAGATCATGA
- the nptx2b gene encoding neuronal pentraxin-2b has protein sequence MFSLLCGFLCLCALGSGQPGSGQQGSADDGKRYICRAIPLSGDASCPVTLLPELNTGRQEEELRNTVMQLRETILQQKETISKQLGTINELTTKLSLCASATDDRKYDNGGSWGKEKQNTMGDVPRDPNDTIDSLGKTMQGLKDRLETLEQQQMRANISGTSFPSELRDLLQRRLGELEKQLLKKVSNLEEEKSMLSNATAAYRLKTESTLNALVERISELEKGGGDFKSPEQFKLSLPQRTNYLYGRITKSLPEMYAFTLCMWIKSSASPGIGTPFSYGVPGQANEIVLIEWGNNPIELLINDKVAQLPLEVRDGRWNHICISWTTRDGQWEAYQNGQKLGSGDNLAAWHPIKPGGVIILGQEQDVVGGRFDAGQAFVGELSQVNIWDRVLKPVEIQSMANCSSYIAGNIISWLASNVEVFGRGAFKRPLEMCQERLPNA, from the exons ATGTTCTCACTTCTGTGCgggtttttgtgtctgtgcgcgCTGGGCTCCGGTCAGCCGGGCTCCGGCCAGCAGGGCTCC GCCGACGACGGAAAGCGGTACATTTGCCGGGCGATCCCCTTGAGTGGAGACGCCAGCTGCCCCGTGACGCTGCTACCGGAGCTGAACACCgggagacaagaagaggagcTCAGAAACACCGTCATGCAGCTGAGAGAGACCATTTTACAACAGAAAGAAACTATTTCCAAACAGCTGGGCACCATCAACGAGCTGACCACCAAGCTGTCCCTCTGCGCCTCGGCCACCGACGATAGGAAGTACGACAATGGGGGTTCCTGgggcaaagaaaagcagaataCAATGGGGGATGTGCCCAGAGATCCAAACGACACCATTGACAGTCTTGGAAAAACGATGCAAGGGCTCAAGGACCGGCTGGAGACCCTGGAG CAACAGCAGATGCGGGCCAACATATCTGGCACTTCGTTCCCCAGTGAGCTCCGCGACCTGCTGCAGCGTCGGCTCGGCGAGCTGGAGAAGCAGCTCCTAAAGAAAGTCAGCAACCtggaagaggagaagagcatGCTGTCTAATGCCACAGCTGCCTACAGGCTGAAGACTGAGAGCACACTGAACGCCCTAGTGGAAAGGATCAGTGAGCTGGAGAAAG GGGGAGGAGACTTCAAGTCCCCAGAGCAGTTTAAGCTGTCGCTGCCTCAGCGGACCAACTACTTGTACGGCCGCATCACAAAGAGCTTGCCAGAGATGTACGCCTTTACACTCTGCATGTGGATCAAGTCCAGTGCCAGTCCTGGCATCGGGACGCCCTTCTCATATGGAGTGCCGGGTCAAGCAAATGAAATAGTGCTCATTGAATGGGGCAATAACCCAATAGAGCTTCTCATCAATGACAAG GTCGCTCAACTGCCTTTAGAAGTGCGTGATGGAAGGTGGAACCACATCTGCATCTCCTGGACCACACGGGACGGCCAATGGGAGGCTTACCAGAATGGACAAAAGCTGGGAAGTGGTGACAACCTGGCGGCCTGGCACCCTATCAAACCTGGGGGAGTCATCATCCTGGGACAGGAGCAG GATGTTGTGGGCGGGCGGTTTGACGCCGGACAGGCCTTTGTGGGCGAGCTGAGTCAGGTGAACATTTGGGACCGCGTTCTGAAGCCGGTTGAGATCCAGTCGATGGCCAACTGCAGCTCTTACATCGCCGGGAACATAATCTCCTGGCTGGCAAGCAATGTTGAAGTCTTTGGGAGGGGGGCATTCAAACGGCCTTTAGAGATGTGTCAGGAGCGGCTGCCCAATGCTTAG